Genomic DNA from Stigmatopora argus isolate UIUO_Sarg chromosome 13, RoL_Sarg_1.0, whole genome shotgun sequence:
TTGGCTGCTTTGGCTTCAAGTTCGAAAGAAAAAACCTTTCCACAATTGTGGtatgttacaagtgcaatcagtggattgcagtcaggtgctggtatttgagcccaacccccgttggaTCAACCCCTGTTGGTTCTtggctctctgtgtctgtgctgaATGTCTTGTGTCATATACTATATTCAAAGTACATTCTCACCCACATATGTCCCAATTGACATTGTTCACAGTAATCATTTATTCCTTTCTTTTGTTATTCAAGTCTTGTAGTATTTATTACACACTCCACGCTTATCTTGAAACACTGTACTCACTACTACACTCTAGTGGTCAAAACAGGTAAACGAAACACAGCGACTTATATTCAAAACTAATGCCCACTTTGGACTGCGGGAGGGGGACTTTTAAATGGAGTCAGAACACGAAAgtctttgtcttttctcttgcaATTAAATGATTTACtgagaactgacctgggatcccATTTCTATTTTCCGtgtctttatcaaataaaacaagggggaaaaaagaacagGCGGCGTTGTAAGTACGAggtcgaaaagaaaaaaaaacgccttaatTGGAACAAAAAGTTGGCTCCGCCCACAGCGGCCCAAGATCCAACTTTGTCTACGTCTGTGCCGGATGGCCCAGACCACTAAGCTTGCAACCGtggtggccctcgaggaccgcttTGCCCACTCCTGGTCACTAGTCCCAAATATAATAACAGCAAAAATCAGTGTTGTTTTGAAAATCTACAGGAACAAGAAGCTTATTCGTCGTGCAAAGATACAACAGTCCTCCACTCCTTCATGTCCTGACATAAAAGAGCATTTTATGAGGGAGCTCGCTGATAAAGTTGATGATTTGAGCGGAGTTTATGGGATGCCAATGCGTAGGGGGGAGGGGCATAACAAAATATTGTGAGCTTTGAGAACCGAGCTGCTGCCGTCAGGCTGTCTGTCACTCAGATGTTACGGCCATGTCACATGCTGGATCTTTCTCTTCACCTCTGGAGGCGTCAGCGCACTCTGATGACAttcaacagaagaaaaaaaggtgtcAGCAAACGATTTTACAAAAGTTCAATCACAAAATAGAGTCAGACAATTTTGCATGCAAGTCCAAAAATATCGttgacattcatttttaacCTGAAATGATCTTGGTTTGATTCTTTATAGCACAAAAAGAGGCGTTGGAATCAAATGCAAACATGTTTTATCCACTGTAAGTTCAAATGTGATCATAATTCCAAAATATGAACAATGGTAGAAATAGATTACGGTTCTTACAGAGCAGTTTGCGTCCCGTTTGAGGCTTGCCGTGTCCACGCTGTGAGAACATTTCTGGttggaggaggaagatgacgaAGTGGCAGATAAACGACGGATGGGGTTGGTCAGGTTTCGAGCCGGAGGGGGTTTCAACCTATCGGCCACTGCAGATGACGACGACAGGCTTGTTTCTGGCTTCTTTGCTTTTGACACGCTGCAGGAAATGGAATGAGAGGACACAAAATGGCCACCGGCGAAGTAAAGGTTATGTATAGAATAGAAAGAGTAAACtgggttgtttttaaaaagccttgagATTTTTAAGACAGTGGGTGACGTCACAGCAACCATCTCAATCACTTTGAGAATGGGACGTCCTCTAAACTCTATGATTGGTCAGTGGCCACTTAGGAGGCGGGGTTTGCAACAGGTTCTTTTCAGCGTACAATTAGGATCATGTGGTCATGATTAGGTGTTCGAACAcccgtttgtttttgtttttgcttttatcaGCCGTACCTCACTTATGTGTCAAGTGTAATTGACCCATTTTATATTAATAGTCACTACGAAGAAAGTGAAATAGTTTTACATTTCCATGAATTTCGCCATGTGGCTTGCCGACTCACCCGTCCTGACCCGAGCCGCTCGGTTCTCGTCTGGCTCGCGTCTTCGCCATCCTCTTTCCCCAGCGGCTGTTGGGTAAACTACGCTGCGGCCTCGGGATGACATGTCGCACGAAGAGCTCTACAAGCTGGTCCCCACTTTCACAATGGTCGGAATTGAGCCTTTTCTGAGACACCAACAACAACTGGTAAGCTCAAAGACTTCTTTAtacatgtgtttttttgtgttatggCTCACCTCGCTTAAAACCATTTGGAGAAAATCCCGAGAAAGCAGCTCAGGGTGCAGTAAAATATCGACTTGTGAAGTATAAATGGCTTGGCTGGCGATATCACAGGAGGTCGCCATGTTGGAATTTCCCAGGTTGCTCAGCGTCATCTTCGCCTTCTACTGCCCCGGGCCATAGATATCACACAGATAAGGCTAGATATCTGGTGCGCGTAGTGAGTCAATAGCGATTGAGTGGTTGTCAAaggtcggccattttgcgtcggTGCCATTCCACACATAACATTAAAGTCAACGGAGTAATGAATGgcaattcattattatttattgtaagTTTAATCCTTTTGCCATCAAATAATGTGGGATGAGTACTCGTGAAATTTCCGATTAATTCTTGTATCGCAGTCATTGTGGTGAAAGGAACTGCTAATTCTGCTCTGGcattttctagttttttttttccacatgccACCCTCTGTTGCAAATTTAAATGTCAATTGGATTTATTCACAATTATCCTCACTCCGTTGGGTTTGTCCGCTTCAGTAGTTTTCAGTGATGAGCACTTCCGTAGGAAATTTGCAGTGAGGGTAAGATGTATCCCAGCAACAAGGCAATATATTACTGTCATGTGACCCATGCACTGTTTACATTGTGTAAGTGGATGAGCTCATtgttgtgttgtattttttttgttccacaaAAGACACACTAGTCAtttcaaaatatcattttttatttgtaggtTTCTGTGATTGTTACCCCATTATTTACACAAGTCAAAATTGGACAGTTAATACACGTGGTCATCTTTCTGAAGAAGTTTTTGACAACAACAAGtgacaaatgttttcattttatttgagagaaaaatgtTTGAGTAGAATGATCACCAGTTTAGGGATGGGCAAAAGAATAGATTAATTGACCATTAATTATTATAGAAATTCTGTTAATTTTGAGGGGTGAGGgtgcattttaatgttttgcaGTCAACTGCATTACCTCGTCACTAATTAACCAGTTGTTTGTTGAGGATCTTTACCATATGGCTTCTACAGTTATCATTTTTTCTCATATACAGGATGAAATATCAGTATTAGTCATCCATGTACTGCTCCTGTCTTTCgtaattattgttttatttgttttcctttttttctgtgcattTACGGTTCGACGAATGTGTGTAGCGAGTGCGTTGCTGgtaaaaatgaaatacagtTATATTGCAACAAAATAGCTTTGAGCACAACCACAATTCATACATAAGGCGCACTGCGGAAGTTCGGGTAGACTTTGGGCACAGTCAATGATATCCATATAGTATACTCGATAAAATATTAAGAAGCGCATCCATTTTGAGTGTCTCATTAACATaagatgtatgtttttggaagatAACAGTTGCAGCTGGAGAAGGGAAAATCCAAGAGAAAAGCATCCAGGCTTCCATTTTGTGTCCTGCTTGTCTTCATTAAGATTGAGTTTGGGGAGAAAGGCACTAACCGGAACTAATTAGAGccgcctgcaccaaagtcaggcctGCTCGCTTCCAGTAATATTGAGATAATAATCACTCAATCGGTCTAATGTCCATCCCCGATGACCACCGCCACTCGACGTACGAAACAAGGGCTCACGAAGAACGAGACGATCGCAAAGGAGAAAGAGACGTCGAGCAGGTCCGACTCCAAATCCGACCCGGGTCGGTCCCCGTCACACCGCCGACTGCGTCTCGCTACAGATGTAGATGTTGCTGGGCCGGACCCTCCTCTGGCTGCGGCCCGCCACCCTGGGACACGGCCTGCAGTTCTTGGGCACAAACTCCTTGCAGGCCTCGCGGAACTTTCGGATCCTCCAGCAGTAGATGATGGGGTTGAAGACCGTCTTCAGGTAGCTGAGCCACAGCGCCCCGATGCTGACGGGGTAGAAAGCCGGGCTGGAGTAGAAGCGGCGGCTAAAGACGGCCAGCAGGCTGACCACCGTGTAGGGCAGCCAGCACACGGAGAAGCCCACGAAGAGGATCAGGATGGTGGTGAAGGCCCGGGTCTTGAAGCTCATGTCCACCTTGATCTGCGGGGGTCTCTGCAAGCCCACTAGCCTCATTTTGCTGACCTGGTTGAGGGCCGGCAGGCAGGAGGGCTCGCTGGCGTGGCTGTGGACGC
This window encodes:
- the c13h2orf49 gene encoding ashwin; this encodes MTLSNLGNSNMATSCDIASQAIYTSQVDILLHPELLSRDFLQMVLSEKRLNSDHCESGDQLVELFVRHVIPRPQRSLPNSRWGKRMAKTRARREPSGSGQDGVSKAKKPETSLSSSSAVADRLKPPPARNLTNPIRRLSATSSSSSSNQKCSHSVDTASLKRDANCSSALTPPEVKRKIQHVTWP